From the genome of Pelobacter propionicus DSM 2379, one region includes:
- a CDS encoding GGDEF domain-containing protein codes for MNARTPDQEYLKSLTVLYVEDEEDAREQFTLFLRRIVGMLIVARDGAEGLEAYRTHHPHIIITDIQMPNMDGLTMAGEIRHSDRNVQILLLTAFEDVDYLKRSINIGVDKYVTKPVNGFQLHETLLECAHSLLAEEALQCAARTDHLTGIANRWEFINRFNTEKGRAERHGTPLSIIIADIDHFKSVNDTFGHNAGDRVLRSVANAISSSIRVEDACGRWGGEEFMLLLPDTNLDAAARVAEKLRQAVSELSIPWEGESIAVTLSMGVGQFRPGMTLDECIQPVDHALYRAKTGGRNRVELAAP; via the coding sequence ATGAACGCACGTACACCGGACCAGGAGTATTTGAAGAGCCTCACGGTTCTGTATGTGGAGGACGAAGAAGATGCCCGGGAACAGTTTACCCTGTTTCTCAGGCGCATCGTGGGGATGCTGATAGTCGCCAGGGACGGCGCCGAGGGACTGGAGGCCTACCGTACGCACCATCCCCACATAATCATAACCGACATACAGATGCCGAATATGGACGGACTGACCATGGCAGGGGAAATCCGCCATTCCGACAGGAACGTGCAGATACTGCTCCTGACCGCCTTTGAGGATGTGGATTACCTGAAACGCTCCATCAATATCGGCGTTGACAAGTATGTCACCAAGCCGGTCAACGGTTTTCAACTCCACGAGACCCTGCTTGAGTGCGCCCACAGCCTGCTGGCCGAGGAAGCGCTCCAGTGCGCCGCCCGCACCGATCACCTCACCGGAATTGCCAACAGATGGGAGTTCATCAACCGCTTCAACACTGAAAAAGGGAGGGCGGAACGCCATGGGACCCCACTGTCCATCATTATTGCCGACATAGATCACTTCAAGAGCGTCAACGACACCTTCGGCCACAACGCAGGGGACAGGGTCCTGAGGAGCGTGGCCAACGCCATAAGCTCTTCGATCCGCGTGGAAGATGCCTGCGGACGCTGGGGGGGAGAGGAATTTATGCTGCTGCTGCCGGACACAAACCTGGATGCCGCAGCCAGGGTGGCCGAAAAACTGCGCCAGGCAGTGAGCGAACTGTCAATCCCCTGGGAAGGGGAAAGCATAGCAGTTACCCTGAGCATGGGGGTTGGACAGTTCAGGCCGGGCATGACTCTCGACGAGTGCATACAGCCCGTTGATCATGCCCTGTACCGCGCAAAGACAGGAGGGAGAAACCGCGTCGAACTGGCAGCGCCTTGA
- a CDS encoding DUF3553 domain-containing protein, with protein sequence MTIKRGTVVSHSGALEWGIGKVVEVTPLRATILFSDGVTRKIASSHYTILQPADPASFVPLPDTIPVEKPRATPKPRKKAKQPAA encoded by the coding sequence ATGACGATCAAACGAGGTACCGTAGTGAGTCATTCCGGAGCGCTTGAATGGGGGATCGGCAAGGTGGTGGAGGTAACCCCCCTCAGGGCAACGATCCTGTTCAGCGATGGAGTCACCAGGAAGATCGCTTCCTCCCATTACACCATTCTCCAGCCGGCAGATCCGGCATCTTTCGTGCCGCTTCCCGATACCATCCCGGTTGAAAAGCCCCGCGCAACTCCCAAGCCGCGAAAAAAGGCGAAACAGCCCGCAGCCTGA
- a CDS encoding thiol-disulfide oxidoreductase DCC family protein — protein sequence MRAPRFPLTVFYDGSCIVCAAEIEHYLRKDHGGKLVAVDISRPGFDPKPYQVSLADFMHQLHAIDQDGQVFKGVDSFRAIWQAFPTSTVCGLMGRVIQLPLVNLLARIGYWLFARIRPYLPKRNPCDSGTCSIHHKR from the coding sequence GTGAGAGCGCCACGATTCCCACTTACAGTGTTCTACGATGGCTCATGCATCGTCTGTGCTGCCGAGATCGAGCACTACCTGAGGAAAGACCATGGTGGCAAGTTGGTGGCTGTAGACATCAGCCGCCCTGGTTTCGACCCGAAACCGTACCAGGTTTCCCTCGCTGATTTCATGCATCAGCTGCATGCCATTGATCAGGACGGACAGGTTTTCAAAGGGGTCGACTCATTCCGGGCCATCTGGCAGGCATTCCCGACCTCGACAGTCTGTGGCCTCATGGGGCGCGTCATCCAGTTGCCGCTGGTAAACCTGCTTGCCCGCATTGGTTACTGGCTGTTTGCCCGCATTCGACCGTATTTGCCAAAACGAAATCCGTGTGACAGCGGGACCTGCAGCATTCATCATAAGAGGTGA
- the rpoH gene encoding RNA polymerase sigma factor RpoH: MVANLPVVADSLTLYLAEIRKFNLLSEEEERSCAIRFYEEKDLEAAHTLVTSNLRYVVKIASEYRNYGMKMLDLIQEGNIGLMMAVRKFNPYRKIRLISYAVWWIRAYIQNYIVSAWSLIKIGTTQAQRKLFYGLRKTKEALLRMTGSDNDAAEIASMLQVPDHEVIDMEQRLKGEVSLDCQIVESDGLTFLETIADDRMNQEELLGENQQELQVKQRVIKAMEGLNEKERYIVEHRITSDEPLTLQDIASHFSISRERVRQLEERALAKLKKVLEPLMEKPADDPRKCIAV, from the coding sequence ATGGTAGCAAACCTTCCCGTTGTTGCGGACAGCCTGACACTGTATCTGGCGGAAATACGAAAATTCAATCTCCTGAGCGAGGAGGAGGAGCGCTCCTGCGCCATCAGGTTCTACGAGGAGAAGGACCTGGAGGCGGCCCATACCCTGGTAACATCCAACCTGCGCTACGTGGTCAAGATCGCGTCCGAGTACCGGAACTACGGCATGAAGATGCTGGACCTGATCCAGGAGGGCAATATCGGGTTGATGATGGCGGTGCGCAAATTCAACCCCTACCGCAAGATCCGCCTGATATCCTACGCGGTATGGTGGATTCGCGCCTATATCCAGAACTACATCGTCTCCGCCTGGAGCCTGATCAAGATCGGCACCACCCAGGCCCAGCGCAAGCTCTTCTACGGTCTGCGCAAGACCAAGGAGGCACTGCTCAGAATGACTGGGAGCGACAACGACGCCGCAGAAATAGCCAGCATGCTGCAGGTGCCCGACCATGAGGTCATCGACATGGAACAGCGGCTGAAGGGGGAAGTTTCCCTGGATTGCCAGATCGTCGAGAGCGACGGCCTGACCTTTCTCGAGACCATAGCCGACGACCGCATGAACCAGGAGGAGTTGCTGGGAGAAAATCAGCAGGAGCTGCAGGTGAAACAGCGGGTGATCAAGGCCATGGAGGGTCTGAACGAGAAGGAGCGCTACATCGTGGAGCACCGCATCACCAGCGACGAACCGCTCACGCTCCAGGACATCGCCAGCCACTTCTCCATCTCGCGGGAACGGGTACGCCAGCTGGAGGAACGGGCACTGGCAAAGCTGAAAAAGGTGCTTGAACCGCTCATGGAGAAGCCGGCAGATGATCCGCGAAAATGCATTGCCGTGTAA
- a CDS encoding glutathione peroxidase, producing MPSIYDFEVQTAGGEFTSLAEYRGQVMLIVNTASKCGFTPQYKGLEALYRTYASRGFVVLGFPCNQFGAQEPGDITEIQNFCSLTYDVTFPLFAKINVNGSDASPLFQYLKSAAKGLLGSEAIKWNFTKFLVDRHGTVVGRYAPTTKPESLEKDIEAALH from the coding sequence ATGCCCAGCATTTATGATTTTGAGGTGCAAACAGCCGGTGGGGAGTTTACAAGTCTGGCCGAATACCGCGGTCAGGTCATGCTGATCGTCAACACCGCCAGCAAATGCGGATTCACGCCCCAGTACAAGGGACTTGAGGCGCTGTACCGCACGTACGCCTCCCGAGGGTTTGTCGTGCTCGGGTTTCCCTGTAATCAGTTTGGCGCACAGGAACCGGGCGATATCACCGAAATTCAGAACTTCTGCTCGCTCACCTATGACGTAACGTTCCCCCTGTTCGCCAAGATCAATGTCAACGGCTCTGATGCCTCACCGCTGTTTCAGTATCTTAAGTCTGCAGCCAAAGGGTTGCTGGGGAGTGAGGCGATCAAATGGAATTTCACCAAGTTCCTGGTTGATCGCCACGGCACTGTAGTTGGTCGCTACGCCCCGACGACAAAGCCGGAAAGTCTGGAAAAGGATATTGAAGCGGCGCTCCATTGA
- a CDS encoding AraC family transcriptional regulator, which yields MEKETLERDIGKEWLDSAVGTLAENIARWAGEGERFDTPVPGLSLFRRENVTEPTTGMYEPSICLVAQGAKRVVLGEDSFIYDARHYLITSVHLPTVVQILEASREKPYLGLRLKLDLREVSQLMVDSNLPPPQGGQAGRGMAVGEVTPALVAALQRLVGLLDDQRDIPILAPIIQREIIYRLLVGDQGARLRQIASAGTQSHQIARAIDWLKGNFDQSLRIDDLAAHVRMSTSTFHQHFRSMTALSPLQFQKQLRLQEARRLMLAEHLDAATAAIQVGYESPSQFSREYNRLFGAPPLRDITSLRHMAVGERA from the coding sequence ATGGAAAAAGAAACGCTTGAACGGGATATTGGGAAGGAATGGCTGGATAGTGCGGTTGGAACGTTGGCGGAGAACATTGCCCGATGGGCCGGCGAGGGGGAGCGATTCGACACCCCGGTGCCGGGGTTGTCGCTCTTCCGCCGGGAAAATGTGACCGAGCCGACCACCGGCATGTACGAGCCGAGCATCTGCCTGGTGGCCCAGGGGGCCAAGCGGGTGGTGCTGGGGGAGGATTCCTTCATCTATGACGCGCGCCACTACCTGATCACCTCCGTGCATCTCCCCACGGTGGTGCAGATCCTGGAGGCGAGCCGAGAGAAACCGTACCTGGGGCTCAGGTTGAAACTTGACCTGCGCGAGGTGTCCCAGCTGATGGTGGACAGTAACCTCCCTCCGCCCCAGGGGGGGCAGGCGGGGCGCGGCATGGCGGTGGGGGAGGTCACGCCGGCGCTGGTGGCAGCCCTGCAGCGGTTGGTCGGCCTGCTGGACGACCAGCGGGACATCCCGATCCTGGCGCCGATCATCCAGCGGGAGATCATCTACCGTCTGCTGGTGGGGGATCAGGGCGCTCGTCTGCGCCAGATCGCTTCGGCGGGAACCCAGAGTCACCAGATCGCGCGGGCAATCGACTGGCTGAAGGGGAACTTCGACCAGTCGCTGCGCATCGATGACCTGGCGGCCCATGTGCGCATGAGCACCTCCACCTTTCATCAGCACTTCCGCTCCATGACCGCCTTAAGCCCTTTGCAGTTCCAGAAGCAGCTGCGCCTGCAGGAAGCCAGACGCCTGATGCTGGCGGAACATCTGGATGCGGCGACCGCGGCGATTCAGGTGGGCTACGAGAGCCCCTCCCAGTTCAGCCGCGAATACAATCGCCTGTTCGGGGCCCCGCCGCTCAGGGACATCACAAGCTTGCGTCACATGGCTGTTGGCGAGAGAGCATAG
- the istA gene encoding IS21 family transposase, producing MDIAALKRSGHSIRWIARKLGIHRKTVKKYLESNSFPAYHRKDIKPSILEPYHQIIRDFLDEDEYQATWILTRIKRMGYSGSYDTLKVFVRSIKEQKRRIAYQRFETEPGLQAQVDWGDFKVVESTGKTTTLYAFVMVLGFSRAMYVEFVERCTLEVFMDCHLRAFRHLKGVPAEILYDNMKQVVVGRENGRPVFNTEFLHFARHYGFTPRLCPPYSPWVKGKVERPMHYVRESFWRGYGFHSLEETNQDVAAWIAETAHQRIHGTHRQQVQARWEQEQPCLGVLPPSEYDTSLKYFRKVYKDCLLSFGGNRYYVPYQEAGRKVLLKVKAGVIRIYHDDELLALYQIPELKGQTIGIPDKPPPRTPRQTPRYGQDRGKATRGLTTGTLYPEVYRRPLEEYDRYAAGGAPWNS from the coding sequence ATGGACATAGCCGCGCTCAAACGCTCCGGCCACAGTATCCGATGGATCGCACGCAAGTTGGGCATTCATCGCAAGACCGTGAAGAAGTATCTCGAAAGCAACTCTTTCCCTGCCTATCATCGGAAAGACATCAAACCATCCATCCTTGAACCGTATCACCAGATCATCCGGGATTTTCTCGATGAGGATGAATATCAGGCCACTTGGATACTCACCCGTATTAAAAGGATGGGGTATTCCGGCAGTTACGATACCCTCAAGGTATTCGTCCGCTCCATCAAGGAACAGAAGCGGCGCATCGCCTATCAGCGCTTCGAAACGGAGCCTGGGCTCCAGGCCCAGGTTGACTGGGGAGATTTCAAGGTGGTCGAGTCCACGGGAAAGACCACAACCCTCTACGCCTTCGTGATGGTACTGGGATTTTCCCGGGCCATGTACGTCGAATTCGTTGAACGATGCACCCTGGAGGTGTTCATGGACTGTCACCTCCGGGCATTTCGCCACCTCAAGGGCGTTCCCGCCGAGATCCTCTACGACAACATGAAGCAGGTCGTCGTGGGCCGGGAGAATGGCCGGCCGGTGTTCAACACCGAATTCCTTCATTTTGCCAGGCACTACGGTTTTACGCCCCGCCTCTGCCCTCCCTACAGCCCCTGGGTAAAGGGAAAGGTCGAACGCCCCATGCACTATGTGCGAGAAAGTTTCTGGAGGGGGTACGGATTCCATTCTCTGGAAGAGACCAATCAGGATGTTGCCGCCTGGATCGCGGAGACTGCCCACCAGCGCATCCACGGTACCCACCGTCAGCAGGTTCAGGCCCGCTGGGAGCAGGAGCAGCCCTGCCTGGGAGTTCTACCGCCCTCCGAATACGACACTTCCCTCAAGTATTTCCGCAAGGTCTACAAGGACTGCCTGCTTTCCTTTGGCGGCAACCGCTACTACGTTCCCTACCAGGAAGCCGGGAGAAAGGTTCTCCTGAAGGTCAAGGCCGGCGTCATTCGGATCTATCACGATGACGAACTGCTGGCCCTGTACCAGATTCCGGAACTCAAAGGGCAGACCATCGGCATTCCTGACAAACCGCCACCCCGGACTCCTCGGCAGACCCCGCGCTATGGCCAGGACCGGGGGAAGGCCACCCGTGGTCTCACGACCGGAACGCTCTACCCCGAGGTCTACCGTCGCCCTCTGGAAGAGTATGACCGCTACGCCGCCGGAGGTGCCCCATGGAACAGCTGA
- a CDS encoding YbgA family protein: MTDSSIIIGVSSCLLGEHVRYDGGHKHDRYITDILGQYFRFLPVCPEVGCGLPIPRESMRLEGDPVNPRLITGRSRMDLTDRMRVFCTTRVKELEDADLCGFIFKKDSPSSGLFRVKVYNNGAAAKSGSGLFAAAVARHFPLLPLEEEGRLNDPHLRENFIERVFSYRRWKDFLASGPTLGRLVEFHTAHKLLMMAHSPEAYRSMGALVAHGKEMPLPELLSRYEELFMKGLALHATTKKNTNVLQHMMGYFKKQLSPEEKAELLEVIGQYHEGLAPLLVPLTLLRHYVRKYDQQYLQGQVYLSPHPAHLMLRNHV, encoded by the coding sequence ATGACAGATTCCAGTATCATCATCGGTGTCAGCTCCTGCCTGCTGGGGGAGCATGTCCGTTACGATGGCGGCCACAAGCATGATCGTTACATCACCGACATCCTGGGACAGTACTTCCGTTTCCTGCCGGTCTGCCCCGAGGTCGGCTGCGGACTTCCGATTCCCCGGGAGTCCATGCGACTGGAGGGTGATCCGGTCAATCCCCGGTTGATAACCGGCAGGAGCCGCATGGATCTGACCGACCGGATGCGTGTTTTCTGTACGACCAGGGTCAAGGAACTGGAAGATGCGGACCTCTGCGGTTTCATCTTCAAAAAAGACTCTCCCAGTTCCGGCCTGTTCCGGGTCAAGGTCTATAACAATGGCGCTGCAGCCAAAAGTGGCAGCGGCCTGTTCGCCGCAGCGGTGGCCCGTCACTTTCCGCTGCTGCCTCTGGAGGAAGAGGGGCGTCTGAATGACCCGCACCTTCGGGAAAACTTCATCGAACGGGTCTTCAGCTATCGGCGCTGGAAGGATTTTCTGGCCTCCGGTCCCACGCTGGGCCGGCTGGTGGAGTTTCATACCGCCCACAAACTGCTGATGATGGCACACAGTCCCGAAGCCTATCGCAGCATGGGAGCACTGGTCGCCCATGGCAAGGAAATGCCGTTGCCCGAACTGCTCTCTCGTTACGAAGAGCTGTTCATGAAAGGGTTGGCCCTGCATGCCACGACCAAGAAGAACACCAACGTCCTCCAGCATATGATGGGCTATTTCAAGAAGCAGCTTTCCCCGGAGGAAAAAGCGGAGCTGCTGGAAGTCATCGGCCAGTATCATGAAGGTCTGGCGCCCCTGCTCGTGCCGCTGACGCTGCTCAGGCATTATGTCCGCAAGTACGACCAGCAGTATCTGCAGGGACAGGTCTACCTGTCACCACACCCGGCGCACCTGATGCTGCGGAATCACGTCTGA
- a CDS encoding YidB family protein has product MGLFDDIIGNMLGGAGGEQANLGGIMEVLSGLDAGGVNGLLQSFQQNGLGDIISSWVGTGQNLPISPEQIREGLGSDLLTSLAEKSGLPAEELSSQIAGYLPDFIDTITPDGTVPEGGLLELGMKYVMGQLS; this is encoded by the coding sequence ATGGGACTGTTTGATGACATCATCGGCAACATGCTGGGCGGAGCCGGCGGAGAGCAGGCAAATCTTGGCGGTATCATGGAGGTGCTGTCCGGCCTCGACGCGGGAGGAGTGAACGGGCTGCTGCAGTCGTTTCAGCAGAACGGGCTGGGCGACATCATCTCGTCCTGGGTCGGCACCGGCCAGAACCTGCCCATCTCGCCGGAGCAGATCAGAGAAGGGCTAGGAAGCGACCTGCTCACAAGCCTTGCCGAAAAGAGCGGCCTGCCGGCGGAGGAGTTGAGCAGCCAGATAGCCGGTTACCTACCCGACTTCATCGACACGATCACCCCGGACGGAACCGTCCCTGAGGGGGGGCTTCTGGAGCTGGGGATGAAATACGTCATGGGCCAGCTTTCCTGA
- a CDS encoding aldo/keto reductase: MQKRKLGNNGLEVSALGLGCMGMSFSYGPPKNTKEMTALLHAAVERGITFFDTAEVYGPFTNEELLGQALAPLRNRVVIATKFGFDTSVDPRAMKGGAPVLNSRPEHIREVAEASLRRLRTDVIDLFYQHRVDPDVPIEDVAGTVGDLIREGKVKHFGLSEAGVQTIRRAHAVQPVTAAQNEYSLWFRRPEEGLLQTLEELGIGLVPYSPLGKGFLTGKMDHSTTFDSSDFRSSLPRFTPEALKANQELVDLLSHMAQRKNATPAQIALAWLLAQKPWIVPIPGTTKLHRLEENIGAVAVELSPDDLAEIETAAAKIRVQGDRYPEKLEQLTGR, encoded by the coding sequence ATGCAGAAACGCAAACTGGGAAACAACGGTCTTGAGGTATCGGCGCTGGGCTTGGGCTGCATGGGGATGAGCTTTTCCTACGGTCCCCCGAAAAACACGAAAGAAATGACCGCCCTGCTTCACGCAGCGGTGGAGCGGGGGATCACCTTCTTCGATACCGCCGAAGTCTACGGCCCCTTCACCAACGAGGAACTGCTGGGTCAGGCACTGGCCCCGCTGCGCAACCGGGTGGTGATCGCCACCAAGTTCGGTTTCGACACCAGCGTCGATCCCCGGGCCATGAAGGGGGGCGCTCCCGTGTTGAACAGCCGGCCGGAGCACATCAGGGAGGTGGCCGAAGCCTCCCTCAGGCGGCTCAGGACCGACGTCATCGACCTCTTCTACCAGCACCGGGTCGACCCGGACGTGCCCATCGAGGATGTGGCCGGTACGGTGGGCGACCTGATCCGTGAGGGCAAGGTCAAACACTTCGGCCTGTCCGAGGCGGGCGTGCAGACCATCCGCCGCGCCCACGCCGTCCAGCCGGTGACGGCGGCCCAGAATGAGTATTCTCTCTGGTTCAGGCGACCTGAAGAGGGACTGCTTCAGACCCTGGAAGAGCTGGGCATCGGCCTGGTCCCCTACAGCCCGCTGGGCAAGGGGTTTCTCACCGGGAAGATGGACCACAGCACCACCTTCGACAGTAGCGATTTCCGCAGCAGCCTGCCGCGCTTTACTCCGGAGGCCTTGAAGGCCAACCAGGAGCTGGTGGATCTGCTGAGCCACATGGCGCAACGGAAGAACGCCACCCCGGCCCAGATCGCCCTGGCCTGGCTGCTGGCCCAGAAACCGTGGATCGTTCCCATCCCCGGCACCACCAAGCTGCATAGGCTGGAGGAGAACATCGGGGCCGTCGCCGTTGAGCTCTCCCCTGACGACCTGGCGGAGATCGAGACCGCTGCCGCAAAGATCAGGGTACAGGGGGACCGCTACCCGGAAAAGCTGGAGCAACTGACCGGACGGTAA
- a CDS encoding magnesium chelatase subunit ChlI family protein, whose product MSGGDRDSSVVCECGHRLGFSARTIADLDISDHSRQEHIAEAIRYRSLDRKPS is encoded by the coding sequence ATCTCTGGAGGAGACCGAGATTCATCCGTCGTTTGCGAATGTGGTCACCGGCTCGGCTTTTCGGCCCGCACCATCGCCGACCTGGACATCAGTGACCATAGCCGCCAGGAGCACATCGCCGAGGCGATCCGGTACCGCAGCCTGGACCGGAAGCCCAGCTGA
- the istB gene encoding IS21-like element ISPepr5 family helper ATPase IstB, with protein MEQLTYERLQDNLKRLKLFKAVEILDDVATITQSDGSSHLAFLDRLLEEEVAAKDKRRVDTAMKIAGLPMAKTIEEYDFTFHPHLDKKAVMELFDLTFLAKHENVIFLGPPGVGKTHLAIALAIKACYHGFKVYFTTMHTLIAKLKESQAKGKAYLNSSLVIVDEVGYLPVNNQEAYLFFQFISYRYEKSSTIITSNKSFSDWQELFGDQVIASAILDRLLHHSKVVNIKGHSYRLQGHAFAKQLSQKGGESISTTPD; from the coding sequence ATGGAACAGCTGACCTATGAGCGCCTCCAGGACAACCTGAAACGACTGAAACTCTTCAAGGCGGTGGAAATCCTTGACGATGTCGCCACCATCACCCAGAGCGACGGGAGCTCTCACCTTGCTTTCCTTGACCGGCTCCTGGAGGAAGAAGTGGCGGCAAAGGACAAGCGCCGTGTGGATACCGCCATGAAGATCGCCGGTCTTCCCATGGCCAAAACCATCGAGGAGTACGACTTCACCTTCCATCCCCATCTGGACAAGAAAGCGGTGATGGAACTCTTCGATCTGACCTTTCTGGCCAAACACGAAAATGTCATCTTCCTGGGACCGCCGGGAGTGGGTAAGACCCACCTCGCCATCGCCCTGGCAATCAAGGCCTGCTATCACGGCTTCAAGGTCTACTTCACCACCATGCACACCCTGATCGCCAAGCTGAAGGAGAGTCAGGCCAAGGGAAAGGCCTATCTCAACTCAAGTCTGGTGATCGTCGATGAAGTCGGCTACCTACCGGTCAACAACCAGGAAGCCTACCTCTTCTTCCAGTTCATCTCCTATCGTTACGAGAAAAGCTCGACCATCATCACCTCCAACAAGAGCTTCTCCGATTGGCAGGAACTCTTCGGAGACCAGGTCATTGCTTCGGCCATCCTGGACCGCCTGCTTCACCACAGCAAGGTGGTCAACATCAAAGGGCACAGCTACCGGTTACAGGGACATGCCTTCGCCAAGCAACTCTCTCAGAAAGGAGGTGAATCCATTTCAACAACACCTGATTGA
- a CDS encoding PAS domain-containing protein, which translates to MLRSISPKKSIRCRLLLLALGVELVMLTLLVANDLRLLHRAMIDQAHWQAQQMLPVLNAALKAPLARRDFASVQAMLDESRTARGIDYIVITDHVGAIMASSGWTAGHKIPQPSCSLPFFSFHQLKRYDDALPILQSGQKQGTLHLGLNLSPVTSARQNLLIEGIGIAVASLLLSALMFLLIGSWLTRHLSSLTRASLQVASGNLGPPPLSEGDDDIGHLGAAFNTMSRAISERVRELTYAKELAEASERAKSESEERLRLVLAGTEEAFWDWDLIHDRIDFSTRWAEMVGFTPEELEPYGDSWERLVHPDDLAAAMKILNEHLEGRTPSIEAEYRVRTKSGAWRWILDRGRVVQRASDGHPLRAAGTHTDITRKKIMEGLLGERTMMLEREIAERKQAQEMLAAQQAELEILNQSLQLRVDEAVAELRQKDQILISQGRQAAMGEMIGNIAHQWRQPLNALAMLISNLQYAQQDNQLTARYLNESATTANRLIQKMSTTINDFRNFFAPGKEMVSFSAMAQIRQAVDLVDAACRSSNIAITVDAENDCILRGFPNEYSQVLLNLLSNAREAIIGTGPRAGRIAITLREQEGMGVVTVRDNGGGIPEAILEKIFEPYFSTKSMGTGIGLYMSKMIIEGNMGGALTARSIDGGSEFSVFTPLAEKRS; encoded by the coding sequence ATGTTGAGAAGCATTTCCCCCAAAAAAAGTATCCGCTGTCGCCTGCTGCTCCTGGCCCTGGGAGTCGAACTGGTGATGCTGACCCTGCTTGTGGCCAATGATCTCCGCCTCTTGCACAGGGCCATGATCGACCAGGCGCACTGGCAGGCACAACAGATGCTACCAGTACTGAATGCGGCACTGAAGGCTCCCCTGGCACGGCGGGATTTTGCCTCGGTGCAGGCGATGCTCGACGAAAGCCGGACGGCCAGGGGCATCGACTATATCGTCATCACCGACCATGTGGGCGCCATCATGGCGTCAAGTGGATGGACCGCCGGACACAAGATTCCGCAGCCAAGTTGCAGCCTCCCCTTTTTCAGCTTCCACCAGCTGAAACGTTATGACGACGCCCTTCCCATACTCCAGAGTGGCCAGAAACAGGGGACCCTGCATCTGGGGCTCAACCTTTCCCCTGTCACATCCGCCCGCCAAAATCTGCTGATCGAGGGTATCGGCATTGCAGTTGCAAGTCTGCTGCTCTCTGCGCTCATGTTCCTCCTGATCGGCTCCTGGCTGACGCGTCATCTGTCGTCACTCACCAGGGCGAGCCTGCAGGTTGCTTCAGGAAACCTTGGTCCCCCGCCACTCTCCGAAGGAGATGACGATATCGGGCACCTGGGAGCTGCCTTCAACACCATGTCGCGGGCAATCTCCGAGAGGGTCAGGGAATTGACATATGCCAAGGAACTGGCCGAAGCCAGCGAACGGGCCAAGTCGGAAAGCGAGGAGCGGCTCAGGCTGGTACTGGCCGGAACCGAGGAGGCGTTCTGGGACTGGGACCTCATCCATGACAGGATCGATTTCAGCACCCGCTGGGCAGAGATGGTCGGCTTCACCCCTGAAGAGTTGGAGCCCTACGGGGATTCCTGGGAAAGGCTGGTGCACCCCGACGATCTGGCCGCTGCCATGAAGATCCTCAACGAGCACCTGGAGGGACGCACCCCCTCCATCGAGGCAGAGTACCGGGTACGGACCAAATCGGGCGCATGGAGGTGGATCCTCGACCGGGGAAGGGTGGTCCAGCGTGCGTCCGACGGGCATCCGCTCAGGGCCGCAGGTACACACACCGACATAACCCGCAAGAAGATCATGGAAGGACTCCTCGGCGAGCGGACAATGATGCTCGAGCGGGAGATTGCCGAGCGGAAGCAGGCGCAGGAAATGCTTGCCGCCCAGCAGGCCGAGCTGGAAATACTGAATCAGTCATTGCAGTTGCGTGTCGATGAGGCGGTAGCCGAACTGCGGCAGAAGGACCAGATCCTCATCAGCCAGGGGCGTCAGGCCGCCATGGGAGAGATGATCGGCAACATCGCCCACCAGTGGCGCCAGCCCCTGAATGCCCTGGCCATGCTGATCAGCAACCTCCAGTACGCCCAGCAGGACAATCAACTCACGGCCAGGTATCTGAACGAATCCGCCACCACCGCCAACCGGCTGATTCAGAAAATGTCCACGACCATCAATGACTTCCGCAACTTCTTCGCACCCGGCAAGGAGATGGTCTCTTTCTCGGCCATGGCGCAGATCAGGCAGGCGGTGGATCTGGTGGACGCAGCCTGCAGAAGCAGCAACATCGCCATCACCGTTGACGCCGAAAACGACTGCATCCTGAGGGGTTTCCCGAACGAATACTCCCAGGTGCTCCTGAACCTGTTGAGCAATGCCAGGGAGGCGATCATCGGGACCGGTCCCCGTGCGGGACGCATCGCCATAACCCTCAGGGAGCAGGAGGGAATGGGTGTCGTAACGGTGCGGGACAACGGCGGCGGCATTCCGGAGGCTATCCTGGAGAAGATCTTTGAGCCGTATTTCTCCACAAAGAGCATGGGAACGGGTATAGGACTGTACATGTCGAAGATGATAATCGAGGGCAACATGGGGGGAGCACTGACCGCGCGCAGCATCGATGGCGGCAGCGAATTCTCGGTTTTCACACCGCTGGCGGAGAAACGATCATGA